One window of the Labilibaculum sp. genome contains the following:
- a CDS encoding glycoside hydrolase family 2 TIM barrel-domain containing protein, which translates to MRRSLLLLALILVGNVYCQEKTLDWENPRVFGINKEAARATFLPYQSKEAAIADDCQKSDWYLSLNGIWKFNWVYKPEDKPMDFYTEEYDTSAWGEMPVPGNWELKGYGTPIYTNITYPFPKNPPFIDHSHNPVGSYKRSFTLPEGWKNRRVYIHFESGAAAMYVWVNGQKVGYSQNTKSPTEFDITKYVRKGENSIAIEAYRWSDGSYLEDQDFWRLSGFDRSIYMYSPDQIRIADFFAKPALDANYKNGVLDVEVDLANKLSETKLVHVNISLIDKTGRQILSKSSSIELKSEREQQIQIKDNVDKPLLWSNERPNLYTLLVTLSDRDGKLIEAASCKVGFRNVEIKDAQLMINGKSVLVRGVNLHEHNAYNGHVVDKETMLKDIKLMKQHNINAVRMSHYPQSPLWYKLCDEYGLFLVDEANIETHAMGAEWQGWFNKDVHPAYSPEWAPAHKDRVERLFQRDKNHPSVIIWSMGNECGNGPVFYDIYDWLKKADPTRLVQFEQAGQNRNTDIVCPMYPGMESMKKYADRTDVTRPYIMCEYSHAMGNSNGNFQEYFDIITSSKQMQGGFIWDWVDQGLQATDDSGRGYWAYGGDIGGYKYTNDENFCANGLVSPDRIPHPGLEEVKKVYQDILFFNQDIENGIVTIQNRFLTRNLKEYAFKWILKKNGEMSAEAPFKVSLNAGESKEVKLKLPKITSSKGVEYTLDIYAFTAKAEALIPVGFEIAREQFVFKGNDYFEKEHAVTGDISYEDKNNRIVISASNSKITIDKWSGLLSGYQYKETNLLNGSVEPDFWRAPTDNDFGNGMPSKLNIWRNAGQNRTVKDVKITQTDYFVTVESDLWLNDVASPYQLTYTVYADGKIKVDVKWIAGREGLPEIPRFGMQLKFDNQFDQFSYYGRGPWENYSDRNTSSFIGIYSSTVADQQVDYIRPQENGNKTDVRWLTLTNNEGIGLEIKGLQPLSVKVSHNPVEDLDSGLTKKQRHPSDVTPRHQVYLNVDFKQRGLGGDDSWGRYPHKPYLLLDNTYSYSYTISAVEKAN; encoded by the coding sequence ATGCGAAGGTCATTGTTATTACTAGCTTTAATTTTGGTTGGTAATGTATATTGTCAGGAGAAAACTCTTGATTGGGAAAATCCACGGGTTTTTGGCATTAATAAGGAAGCCGCCAGAGCAACTTTTTTGCCTTATCAAAGTAAAGAGGCAGCTATTGCTGATGATTGTCAAAAATCAGATTGGTATTTGTCTTTAAATGGAATTTGGAAATTTAACTGGGTTTATAAACCAGAAGACAAACCAATGGATTTTTATACAGAAGAATATGATACTTCGGCTTGGGGTGAGATGCCTGTACCGGGAAATTGGGAGTTAAAAGGGTATGGTACTCCAATTTACACCAATATTACTTATCCATTTCCTAAGAATCCGCCATTTATCGATCACAGCCATAATCCGGTTGGAAGCTATAAGCGAAGTTTTACATTACCGGAAGGATGGAAAAACCGTAGAGTGTATATTCATTTTGAGAGTGGAGCGGCTGCTATGTATGTGTGGGTAAACGGACAAAAGGTTGGATACAGTCAAAATACCAAAAGTCCTACCGAGTTTGATATCACAAAATACGTAAGAAAAGGGGAAAACAGCATAGCCATAGAGGCTTATCGATGGAGTGATGGATCTTATTTGGAAGATCAGGATTTTTGGAGGCTATCCGGCTTCGACCGAAGTATTTACATGTATAGTCCGGATCAAATTCGTATTGCAGACTTTTTTGCAAAACCAGCTTTGGATGCAAATTATAAAAATGGAGTACTGGATGTAGAGGTTGATCTTGCCAATAAGCTTTCCGAAACAAAGTTAGTTCACGTAAATATTAGTCTTATTGATAAGACAGGAAGGCAAATTCTATCGAAAAGCTCTTCAATTGAATTGAAAAGTGAAAGAGAACAACAGATTCAGATTAAAGACAATGTGGATAAACCGTTGCTGTGGAGTAATGAAAGACCAAATTTATACACTCTTTTAGTTACATTGTCGGATCGTGATGGAAAGTTAATTGAAGCTGCATCGTGTAAAGTTGGTTTCAGAAATGTAGAGATAAAAGATGCTCAGTTAATGATTAACGGAAAGTCCGTTTTGGTGCGTGGAGTTAATTTGCACGAACACAATGCATACAATGGGCATGTTGTTGATAAAGAAACGATGTTGAAAGATATCAAACTCATGAAACAGCATAACATTAACGCGGTGCGTATGAGTCATTATCCTCAAAGTCCTTTATGGTATAAATTATGCGACGAGTATGGACTGTTTTTAGTTGATGAGGCGAATATCGAGACTCATGCGATGGGTGCAGAATGGCAAGGTTGGTTCAATAAAGATGTACATCCGGCATACTCACCAGAGTGGGCGCCAGCACATAAAGACAGAGTGGAACGTTTATTTCAACGTGATAAAAACCATCCGTCGGTAATTATTTGGAGCATGGGTAACGAATGCGGAAACGGCCCTGTCTTTTATGACATTTACGATTGGTTGAAAAAGGCAGATCCAACCCGTCTGGTTCAGTTTGAGCAGGCCGGGCAGAATCGGAATACAGATATTGTTTGTCCAATGTATCCAGGCATGGAAAGTATGAAAAAATATGCTGACCGTACTGATGTAACCCGACCTTATATTATGTGTGAATATTCACATGCAATGGGGAATAGCAACGGGAACTTTCAGGAGTATTTTGATATTATTACTTCAAGCAAACAAATGCAGGGTGGTTTCATCTGGGATTGGGTAGATCAGGGATTGCAGGCAACAGATGATTCAGGCAGAGGTTACTGGGCTTATGGTGGAGATATTGGAGGTTACAAATATACAAATGATGAAAATTTCTGTGCCAACGGTCTTGTTTCTCCTGATAGAATACCACATCCAGGTTTAGAGGAAGTTAAAAAAGTATATCAGGACATATTATTTTTTAATCAGGATATTGAAAATGGTATTGTAACCATTCAGAATCGATTTCTAACTCGAAATTTAAAAGAATATGCTTTTAAATGGATACTGAAAAAGAATGGTGAGATGAGTGCAGAAGCTCCGTTTAAAGTCTCATTAAATGCCGGGGAATCAAAGGAGGTTAAATTAAAGCTTCCTAAAATAACTTCTTCGAAAGGAGTAGAATATACATTGGATATTTATGCTTTTACTGCAAAAGCAGAAGCTTTAATTCCTGTTGGATTTGAGATTGCAAGGGAACAATTTGTTTTTAAAGGCAATGATTATTTCGAAAAAGAGCATGCAGTAACCGGAGATATCTCTTACGAGGACAAAAACAACCGGATTGTTATATCAGCTTCAAATAGTAAGATTACCATTGATAAATGGAGTGGTTTATTGTCAGGATATCAATACAAAGAAACAAATTTGTTGAATGGAAGTGTTGAACCTGATTTTTGGAGAGCTCCAACCGATAATGATTTTGGAAATGGAATGCCTTCGAAATTAAATATATGGCGAAATGCAGGACAAAACAGAACCGTAAAAGATGTAAAAATAACTCAAACTGATTATTTTGTTACGGTTGAGTCTGACTTGTGGTTAAACGACGTTGCAAGCCCATATCAATTAACTTATACCGTTTATGCAGATGGCAAAATCAAAGTAGATGTTAAATGGATTGCAGGTAGAGAGGGGCTTCCGGAAATTCCCCGCTTTGGTATGCAGTTAAAATTTGACAATCAGTTTGATCAGTTTAGTTATTATGGCAGAGGTCCATGGGAAAATTATTCGGATAGAAATACTTCAAGTTTTATTGGAATCTATTCAAGTACTGTAGCTGATCAGCAAGTTGATTATATCAGACCTCAGGAGAATGGAAACAAAACGGATGTGAGGTGGTTGACATTGACAAATAACGAGGGAATAGGATTAGAAATTAAAGGATTACAGCCTTTAAGCGTGAAAGTGTCTCATAATCCGGTAGAAGATCTTGATTCAGGTTTAACTAAAAAACAAAGACATCCAAGTGATGTTACTCCTCGACATCAGGTTTATCTGAATGTTGATTTTAAACAACGTGGATTAGGAGGTGATGATAGTTGGGGACGTTATCCGCATAAACCATATTTATTATTGGATAATACGTATAGCTATAGCTATACAATTAGTGCCGTAGAAAAGGCGAATTAA
- a CDS encoding BNR repeat-containing protein, with product MFRYYIPLLSVFLLFASCNVCAQKLIPVSKGWSKNSVNAVVFRQNSLVTQNGMQFIAYYNSEGFLELGKIKSKSDQFTTYTTSYKGNVNDAHNCISIMLDGDGYLHVSWDHHGNPLRYAKSIQPYSLQLGPKIEMTGSNETNVTYPQFFRMPNGNLIFMFRDGQSGKGNLAMNSYDCKTKTWVQMQSNLIDGEGKRNAYWQACVDQQGVIHISWVWRESPDVASNHDLCYARSKDGGISWENSQGQKYSLPITAATAEYASHIPQNSELINQTSMTTDESGQPVIASYWREQNSDIPQYHIVNCSNGKWNTINLNFRETPFSLKGAGTKRIPISRPQILAKTKHKTSTFYLIFRDEEREAKVSMAIGNTSEQGNCKVVDLTDFSVGSWEPSFDTELWKNKGIINLFVQKVEQIDGEGKADYEPQMVNVLGVKKIDSYSKCDTVPVKLRK from the coding sequence ATGTTCCGTTACTATATACCCTTATTAAGTGTTTTTCTTTTATTTGCGAGTTGTAATGTGTGTGCTCAGAAATTAATTCCGGTTTCGAAGGGATGGTCTAAAAATTCGGTTAATGCAGTTGTATTTCGGCAGAATTCGTTGGTGACTCAGAACGGGATGCAGTTTATAGCTTACTATAATTCTGAAGGATTTTTAGAATTGGGGAAGATAAAGAGTAAATCGGATCAATTTACAACCTATACTACCTCTTACAAAGGGAATGTAAACGATGCGCATAATTGCATTAGTATTATGCTGGATGGTGATGGTTATCTTCATGTTTCCTGGGATCATCATGGGAATCCTTTACGATATGCCAAAAGTATACAGCCTTATTCATTGCAGTTAGGCCCTAAAATAGAAATGACTGGTAGTAATGAAACGAATGTAACTTATCCACAATTTTTTAGGATGCCAAATGGCAATCTCATATTCATGTTTCGTGACGGGCAATCCGGAAAAGGTAATTTAGCGATGAATTCCTATGATTGTAAAACTAAAACATGGGTTCAAATGCAAAGTAACCTTATTGACGGCGAGGGAAAGCGAAATGCTTACTGGCAGGCTTGTGTCGATCAGCAAGGTGTTATTCATATTTCCTGGGTATGGCGCGAATCTCCTGATGTGGCTTCCAATCATGATTTGTGCTATGCGCGGTCCAAAGATGGAGGAATAAGCTGGGAGAATTCTCAAGGCCAAAAATACTCACTTCCCATTACAGCAGCTACAGCAGAATATGCCTCACACATACCTCAAAACAGCGAGCTGATAAACCAAACATCAATGACAACTGATGAAAGTGGACAGCCGGTTATTGCAAGCTATTGGCGTGAGCAGAATTCTGATATTCCACAATACCATATAGTTAATTGTAGTAATGGTAAATGGAATACAATCAACCTAAACTTTAGGGAAACGCCGTTTTCATTAAAAGGAGCCGGAACCAAACGTATTCCTATTTCCCGACCTCAAATTTTAGCAAAAACAAAGCATAAAACATCCACCTTTTATCTGATTTTTAGAGATGAAGAAAGAGAGGCAAAGGTGTCAATGGCGATTGGGAATACATCAGAACAAGGGAATTGTAAAGTGGTTGATTTGACTGACTTTTCGGTTGGATCATGGGAGCCGTCGTTCGATACGGAATTGTGGAAAAATAAAGGAATAATTAATCTTTTTGTACAAAAGGTGGAGCAGATTGATGGAGAAGGAAAGGCTGATTATGAACCTCAGATGGTGAATGTTCTGGGAGTAAAGAAAATTGACAGCTATTCAAAATGTGATACTGTGCCTGTAAAACTTAGAAAGTAA
- a CDS encoding DUF554 domain-containing protein: protein MIGTLVNVIAILIGGSLGLLFRTRIPDRMFKIVFQAIGIFTLYLGVNMALKANELLLMVFSLVVGSLIGEFLRLEDRVEYLSELLKRKIGSKDDKFSTGFVTSFMLFCLGAMTILGSMEEGMGKEPTLLLTKSMMDGFSAVALAAVMGVGVLFSVIPLLIYQGGLTLLAALFGGVIPEAIITEMAGVGGVLIIGLGISILEIKKIKVLNMLPALLVEVLLCYIFLT, encoded by the coding sequence ATGATAGGAACACTGGTTAATGTAATTGCCATATTGATAGGGGGAAGTTTGGGACTTTTGTTTCGGACCAGAATTCCCGATCGAATGTTTAAAATTGTTTTTCAAGCCATTGGTATTTTTACACTTTACCTTGGCGTAAACATGGCTCTAAAAGCGAACGAGCTGTTGCTGATGGTGTTCAGTTTGGTGGTTGGATCATTAATTGGCGAGTTTTTACGTTTAGAGGATCGGGTTGAGTACTTGAGTGAGTTGTTGAAACGGAAAATAGGAAGTAAGGATGATAAATTTTCAACCGGATTTGTTACATCATTTATGCTGTTCTGTTTGGGAGCAATGACAATATTGGGAAGTATGGAAGAGGGAATGGGCAAGGAGCCGACTCTGCTGTTAACTAAATCGATGATGGATGGATTTTCGGCTGTGGCTTTAGCTGCAGTTATGGGAGTTGGAGTTTTATTTTCGGTAATTCCTTTGCTGATTTATCAGGGAGGATTAACCTTGTTGGCGGCCTTGTTTGGGGGAGTAATACCGGAAGCCATAATCACCGAAATGGCAGGTGTTGGCGGCGTTTTAATCATAGGATTAGGAATTAGTATTTTAGAAATAAAAAAAATAAAGGTTTTAAATATGCTTCCTGCCTTATTGGTGGAAGTATTGTTGTGCTACATTTTTTTAACCTAG
- a CDS encoding glycoside hydrolase family 88 protein, producing MKFKNKNILLIGLAALFVACSATGSKSKDNAATLSKIKKNDVVSIIKKVNDHWQLTHQESGCAFWDNAAYHTGNIAAYKLTGIEKYKAYSEAWANKNEWKGAKSDNKANWKYTYGESHEFVLFGDWQICFQTYIDLYNLSEEKDSLKIARAIEVMEYEMSTKNNDYWWWADGLYMVMPVMTKLYKVTNNELYLEKLYEYFKYAQSIMYDEETGLFFRDAKYVYPKHKSVNGLKDFWARGDGWVFAGLAKIIQDMPDSCVHKAEFIDIYKKMASTLKDSQQQEGYWTRSILDAEHAPGPETSGTAFFAYGFLWGMNNGILSKEEYSSVAAKSWTYLTTVALQDDGTVGYVQPIGERAIPGQQVDENSTSNFGVGAFLLAASELVIYIEN from the coding sequence ATGAAATTTAAAAATAAAAACATTTTACTGATAGGACTTGCAGCATTGTTTGTTGCTTGTTCTGCCACAGGTTCAAAGAGTAAGGATAATGCAGCAACTTTATCTAAAATTAAAAAAAATGATGTCGTTTCAATTATCAAAAAGGTAAATGATCATTGGCAATTGACCCATCAAGAATCTGGATGTGCTTTTTGGGACAATGCAGCTTACCATACTGGCAATATTGCGGCTTATAAGCTTACAGGAATAGAGAAATATAAAGCTTATTCTGAGGCTTGGGCGAATAAGAATGAGTGGAAAGGCGCAAAATCAGATAATAAGGCGAATTGGAAATATACATATGGAGAATCACATGAGTTTGTGTTGTTTGGCGATTGGCAAATTTGTTTTCAAACCTATATCGACTTATATAATCTTTCTGAGGAAAAGGATTCTTTGAAAATAGCTCGTGCCATCGAAGTAATGGAATATGAAATGAGCACAAAAAATAACGATTATTGGTGGTGGGCCGATGGTTTGTATATGGTAATGCCTGTAATGACTAAACTTTATAAAGTGACCAATAATGAACTTTATCTGGAGAAGTTATACGAATACTTTAAATATGCGCAAAGCATTATGTACGATGAAGAAACCGGATTGTTTTTTAGAGATGCAAAATATGTATATCCAAAACACAAATCTGTTAATGGATTAAAAGACTTTTGGGCAAGAGGCGATGGATGGGTATTTGCCGGATTGGCAAAAATAATTCAAGATATGCCTGATAGCTGCGTACATAAAGCTGAATTTATTGATATTTATAAAAAGATGGCATCAACATTAAAAGATTCTCAACAACAAGAAGGTTATTGGACCCGCAGTATTTTAGATGCAGAGCATGCGCCGGGACCTGAAACCAGTGGAACAGCATTTTTTGCATATGGCTTTTTATGGGGGATGAACAATGGAATTCTTTCAAAAGAGGAATATAGCTCAGTTGCTGCTAAATCCTGGACTTATTTAACCACGGTTGCTTTGCAGGATGATGGAACGGTAGGATATGTTCAGCCTATTGGTGAAAGAGCGATTCCAGGTCAGCAGGTTGATGAAAATTCAACATCAAATTTTGGCGTTGGTGCATTTCTTTTAGCTGCTTCTGAATTGGTAATTTATATCGAAAATTAA
- a CDS encoding glycoside hydrolase family 43 protein translates to MLFILCYFPSFSIDADLGCDSILLKRDSLFSSPFKTQPEGKGKRHEVLRSTYTENKIAGKKKLTNNSDLKYKAFRPGELWLDDKGQHINAHGGGMLFHEGKYYWFGEHKSVNTSCALVGVRCYSSTDLYNWKNEDVALSVEKNDTLSPITAGCTIERPKVIFNKKTKKFIMYFHLELKGQGYGAAQVGIATSDQVTGPYKFVKSLRLNAGIWPVNMNQDQRTSKLAVDDFKEWWTPEWRRAIEDGLFVRRDFEGGQMSRDMTLFVDEDDKAYHIYSSEENLTIHIAELTDDYLNYTGKYVRLFPGGHNEAPALFKKEGKYYLITSGCTGWAPNAARSAVASSIWGPWESIGNPCRGEGAEFTFESQSTYVLPVSGEKSTFIFMADRWTPQCHVDGRYVWLPIKFENSKPLIEWKKEWKLRD, encoded by the coding sequence ATGTTATTTATTTTATGCTATTTTCCTTCATTTTCTATTGATGCAGATTTGGGATGTGATTCTATTTTACTAAAGCGGGATTCTTTGTTTAGTAGTCCATTCAAAACTCAGCCAGAAGGAAAAGGAAAAAGACATGAGGTACTGAGATCAACATATACTGAAAATAAAATTGCAGGTAAAAAGAAATTAACCAATAACTCTGATTTAAAATATAAAGCTTTTCGTCCAGGGGAGTTGTGGTTAGATGATAAGGGACAGCATATTAATGCACATGGAGGTGGCATGTTGTTTCATGAAGGAAAATATTATTGGTTTGGAGAGCATAAAAGTGTCAATACAAGTTGTGCATTGGTTGGTGTGCGATGTTATTCCTCAACTGATTTGTACAATTGGAAGAATGAAGATGTTGCATTATCTGTTGAAAAAAACGATACATTAAGTCCAATCACGGCAGGCTGTACAATAGAACGTCCTAAGGTGATATTTAATAAAAAGACAAAGAAATTTATAATGTATTTCCACTTGGAGTTAAAAGGTCAGGGATATGGCGCAGCTCAAGTTGGAATTGCAACAAGTGATCAGGTTACCGGGCCTTATAAATTTGTGAAATCATTAAGACTAAATGCTGGTATATGGCCTGTAAATATGAATCAAGATCAACGAACATCAAAATTGGCAGTTGATGATTTTAAAGAATGGTGGACTCCTGAATGGCGCAGAGCTATTGAAGATGGCTTATTTGTACGACGGGATTTTGAGGGAGGACAAATGTCGAGGGATATGACATTGTTTGTGGATGAAGATGACAAAGCTTACCATATTTATTCTTCGGAGGAAAACTTAACTATTCATATTGCTGAGTTGACAGACGATTACTTGAATTATACAGGGAAATATGTCCGTTTATTTCCGGGTGGACATAACGAAGCACCTGCTTTATTTAAAAAAGAGGGAAAGTATTATTTAATTACATCAGGATGTACCGGATGGGCACCTAATGCAGCACGTTCAGCTGTAGCTTCATCTATTTGGGGACCATGGGAATCCATTGGAAACCCTTGTCGGGGAGAAGGAGCTGAGTTTACGTTTGAATCGCAAAGCACTTATGTTTTACCTGTTTCCGGAGAAAAATCAACTTTCATTTTTATGGCTGACAGATGGACTCCTCAATGCCATGTTGATGGCAGATATGTGTGGTTGCCAATAAAATTTGAAAATAGTAAGCCTCTTATTGAATGGAAGAAAGAATGGAAATTGAGAGATTAA
- a CDS encoding M64 family metallopeptidase, producing MKKIFVFTLMLIGISFSSMAQYADYFTSATMRLDYNHVGNSGEEHFAFDQMVNDGEWSGSKTILIDELNLGKYCFEVKDPITGKLLYSRGFASIYGEWETTPEAKTEWGSFQESLRFPWPKNEVDITVFKRNINNGFDPVWIYKVNPKHYRSFCSPVKNHYNTIDIVVNSKPENQVDIVVLGEGYAKEDMGKFKKDAQRFAEVLLSTEPYASFKDKFSIRAVETPSPDSGVNHPHQDIHKRSALSVTYGAFDSERYALGFDNKTIRNAAAAVPYEFTAILMNDSIYGGGGIYNLYITAAVDNAFQEYLFVHEFGHHFADLADEYYTSATAYEMDAKHLEPWELNVTANADPETIKWKDIVTPDTPIPTPWEKEKYDEHSIAVQKKRVELRKAKVDEKIMENFFIQQRSWDDELLANMKYNGKVGAFEGAQYKSTGLYRSAPNCIMFTRHDKFCPACQRAIKLIIDQNTK from the coding sequence ATGAAAAAGATTTTTGTATTTACTCTTATGCTAATTGGTATCTCCTTCTCATCAATGGCTCAATATGCTGATTATTTTACGAGTGCTACTATGCGTCTGGACTATAATCATGTAGGGAATTCAGGTGAAGAACACTTCGCCTTCGATCAAATGGTAAATGATGGTGAATGGTCTGGCAGTAAAACCATACTAATCGACGAACTAAATCTGGGGAAATATTGTTTCGAAGTAAAAGATCCAATAACAGGTAAGTTGCTTTATTCCCGAGGATTTGCAAGCATCTACGGCGAATGGGAAACTACACCCGAGGCAAAAACCGAATGGGGAAGTTTTCAGGAATCACTTCGTTTTCCATGGCCGAAAAATGAAGTAGACATCACTGTATTTAAACGCAATATTAATAATGGTTTTGATCCTGTATGGATCTATAAAGTAAATCCAAAGCATTACCGTTCTTTCTGCAGCCCAGTAAAAAATCACTATAATACGATTGATATTGTTGTGAATAGTAAGCCTGAAAATCAAGTTGACATTGTTGTTTTGGGAGAAGGATACGCCAAAGAAGATATGGGTAAATTTAAAAAGGACGCACAACGTTTTGCGGAAGTTCTTTTAAGTACAGAGCCATATGCTTCCTTTAAGGATAAATTTTCGATCAGAGCTGTGGAAACACCATCTCCCGATTCAGGAGTAAATCATCCTCATCAGGATATTCATAAACGTTCGGCACTTTCGGTTACTTACGGTGCTTTCGATTCGGAACGATACGCTTTAGGTTTCGACAACAAAACAATTCGCAATGCGGCGGCCGCAGTTCCTTACGAATTTACAGCTATTTTAATGAATGATTCTATTTATGGCGGTGGCGGTATCTACAACTTGTATATCACAGCTGCTGTTGACAATGCTTTTCAGGAATATTTATTCGTACATGAATTTGGTCATCATTTTGCTGATTTGGCTGATGAATACTACACATCCGCAACGGCTTACGAAATGGATGCCAAGCATTTGGAACCTTGGGAACTAAACGTAACTGCCAATGCTGATCCTGAAACTATAAAATGGAAGGATATTGTAACACCAGACACTCCAATACCAACTCCCTGGGAAAAGGAGAAGTACGATGAACACAGCATTGCTGTTCAGAAAAAAAGAGTTGAGCTAAGAAAAGCAAAGGTTGATGAAAAAATAATGGAAAATTTCTTCATACAACAAAGATCGTGGGATGATGAGCTTTTGGCAAATATGAAATACAACGGTAAAGTTGGTGCTTTTGAAGGAGCTCAATACAAGTCAACAGGCTTATACCGAAGTGCTCCCAACTGTATCATGTTTACCCGTCACGATAAATTTTGTCCGGCTTGTCAACGGGCTATTAAGCTGATTATCGATCAGAACACGAAGTAA